A section of the Roseivirga sp. BDSF3-8 genome encodes:
- a CDS encoding M1 family metallopeptidase: MFFNLRNIATLLAAATLIMAGCAESETGQQSETPENNDMMLTKDPHTFARPEEAVMKHLDLNLTVDFASKSLSGIAGIEISRTEDAKQLILDTKGLSINEVLEGKTGEESLKYSLGEKNDYMGQALVIELNDDTDYVRVDYSTSPEAEALQWLEPVQTAGDQPFLFTQSQAILARSWIPLQDSPGIRFTYSANVQVPENLLALMSAENPTEKSADGTYNFKMKQPIPAYLMALSVGDLVFEPLGEKTGVYAEPATIEKAAYEFAELDEMLEAAESLYGSYRWDRYDLLVLPPSFPFGGMENPRLTFVTPTILAGDRSLTSLVAHELAHSWSGNLVTNATWNDFWLNEGFTVYFENRIMEEVFGRDYSEMLATLAQKDLKGEVKKMIADGNGADTKLKLDLEGRNPDDGVTSIAYDKGYFFLRYLEETVGRKEFDAFLTEYFNSNAFSTMTTEGFLAYLSENLYEANGLEPDTAVFNAWIYREGLPASMPEVESTRFAQVDEALTAWQNGTPASELDTANWSSHEWLHFVRELPDDLDTTKLEELDEAFGFTSTGNSEVLTAWLVLTIKNDYTSAYNRLEEFLINTGRRKFLVPIYGAMLETQKGKEMAKEIYRKARPNYHFVSTNTLDKMIMEQG, from the coding sequence ATGTTTTTCAATCTTAGAAACATAGCCACACTACTAGCCGCAGCTACCTTAATCATGGCGGGCTGCGCCGAAAGCGAAACAGGCCAGCAGTCTGAAACGCCGGAAAATAATGATATGATGCTAACGAAAGACCCACACACTTTTGCCAGACCTGAAGAGGCGGTAATGAAGCATCTGGACCTCAACCTCACTGTGGATTTTGCAAGTAAATCGCTAAGTGGAATTGCAGGGATAGAAATTTCCAGAACAGAGGACGCAAAACAGTTAATTCTGGATACCAAAGGACTTTCTATCAATGAAGTATTGGAAGGTAAAACCGGAGAAGAGTCACTGAAGTATTCATTAGGTGAAAAGAATGACTATATGGGCCAGGCCCTGGTCATCGAATTGAACGATGATACTGATTACGTCAGGGTAGATTATAGCACCTCACCGGAGGCGGAGGCACTGCAATGGCTTGAACCTGTGCAAACCGCCGGCGATCAGCCCTTTTTATTCACACAGTCACAAGCCATTCTCGCCCGTAGCTGGATACCTCTGCAGGATTCTCCTGGCATAAGATTCACTTACTCAGCTAATGTACAGGTACCCGAAAACCTGCTTGCACTTATGAGTGCAGAGAACCCTACGGAGAAAAGTGCAGATGGCACATATAATTTTAAAATGAAACAGCCCATTCCAGCTTATCTGATGGCTCTTTCGGTAGGAGACTTAGTATTTGAACCATTGGGTGAAAAAACGGGGGTGTATGCTGAACCAGCGACGATAGAAAAGGCCGCCTACGAATTTGCCGAACTGGATGAGATGCTGGAAGCAGCAGAATCTCTTTATGGGAGCTATCGATGGGATCGTTACGACCTGCTTGTTTTACCTCCAAGCTTTCCATTTGGAGGTATGGAAAATCCCAGGCTTACCTTTGTGACGCCTACCATACTTGCCGGAGACCGTTCCCTCACTTCACTGGTAGCCCACGAGCTTGCTCACAGCTGGTCTGGCAACCTGGTAACAAATGCCACATGGAATGACTTCTGGCTCAACGAGGGCTTTACTGTCTATTTCGAAAACCGGATAATGGAAGAAGTATTTGGCAGGGACTACTCAGAAATGCTCGCAACATTGGCCCAAAAAGACCTGAAGGGAGAAGTAAAGAAAATGATTGCTGATGGAAACGGTGCCGACACAAAACTGAAACTTGATCTAGAGGGTAGAAATCCTGATGATGGGGTCACTAGTATAGCTTATGATAAAGGGTATTTCTTCCTGCGCTATTTGGAGGAGACTGTTGGAAGGAAAGAGTTTGATGCTTTTCTGACCGAATACTTTAACTCAAACGCCTTTTCGACTATGACTACTGAAGGGTTTTTAGCGTATTTGTCTGAAAACCTGTACGAAGCTAATGGTCTGGAGCCAGATACTGCTGTATTTAATGCATGGATATACAGGGAAGGCCTACCGGCAAGTATGCCTGAAGTGGAATCTACGCGTTTTGCGCAGGTGGATGAAGCGCTGACAGCATGGCAAAATGGAACTCCTGCTTCGGAACTGGATACAGCAAACTGGAGCAGCCATGAATGGCTCCATTTTGTACGCGAGTTGCCAGATGATCTGGATACCACTAAACTGGAAGAACTGGACGAAGCATTTGGCTTCACTTCTACCGGTAATTCAGAAGTACTAACAGCGTGGCTGGTACTTACGATTAAAAATGATTATACGTCTGCATATAATAGGCTTGAGGAGTTCCTGATCAATACGGGCCGCCGAAAATTCCTTGTGCCTATTTACGGGGCTATGCTGGAAACACAAAAAGGAAAAGAAATGGCCAAAGAGATTTATCGTAAGGCGCGGCCTAATTATCATTTCGTATCCACAAACACATTGGACAAAATGATTATGGAGCAGGGTTAA
- a CDS encoding 3-hydroxyacyl-CoA dehydrogenase NAD-binding domain-containing protein → MKRAIKKVAILGSGVMGSRIACHFANIGVKALLLDIVPRELTDEEKAKGLTLEDPRVRNRIVTSSFQSITKANPSPLYHKEYADRIKLGNFDDNLKEIEDCDWVIEVVVENLDIKKKVFDNVEKYRKPGTFISSNTSGIPIHLMLEGRSDDFKKYFCGTHFFNPPRYLQLLEIIPSPETDLEVIDFMMHYGDLYLGKTTVLCKDTPAFIANRVGIYAIMKVVNTMQKLDLNVDQVDKLTGPVIGRPKSATFRTSDVVGLDTLINVANGLYNGLPDDEERDIFKLPPVIDKLKEKGWLGEKSGQGFYKKVKGKDGKSEILTLNLETLEYEDKQKVSFPTLEMTKPVDNLKERFKMLFSGKDKAGEFYRDSFFGLFKYVSFRIPEITDELFKIDDAIRTGFGWELGPFQTWDAVGVRKTVEKMEEAGYKPNNWVYEMLEAGHETFYKVEDGVRKFYDIPSKTYKAIPGIGDFIILDDLRKSKKLWSNDGASIIDLGDGVLNVEFHSKMNTLGSEVVEGINRAIDMAEKDYNGLVIGNQGANFSAGANLGLVFMYAVEQEYDEIDFMIRHFQNSVMRARYSSVPVVVAPHGLTLGGGCELSMHGDVMQAAAETYIGLVEVGVGLIPGGGGTKEMTLRVADRMQEGDVELNALQNAFMNIAMAKVATSAHEAMDMNIVLKKDRITINKDRQIADAKATVLKLAEEGYTQPIQRTDIRVQGKAGMALFLAGINGMKMGNYISAHDQKIAEKIAYVMSGGDLSYPTEVSEQYLLDLEREAFLSLTGERKTLERIQSMLQKGKPLRN, encoded by the coding sequence ATGAAAAGAGCGATTAAAAAAGTGGCCATATTAGGATCCGGTGTTATGGGATCCCGGATTGCCTGCCATTTTGCAAATATTGGTGTAAAAGCCTTGTTGCTGGACATCGTTCCACGCGAGCTTACAGATGAGGAAAAAGCCAAAGGCCTCACACTTGAAGATCCGCGCGTTAGAAACAGGATTGTGACAAGCTCATTCCAGAGTATCACCAAGGCAAACCCATCCCCCCTCTATCACAAGGAATACGCTGACCGTATCAAGCTCGGAAACTTTGACGATAACCTTAAGGAAATAGAGGACTGTGACTGGGTTATCGAGGTAGTTGTTGAAAACCTCGATATTAAGAAGAAGGTCTTCGATAATGTTGAAAAATACCGGAAGCCCGGCACATTTATCAGCAGTAATACGTCCGGTATACCCATCCACCTAATGCTTGAAGGCCGTAGCGACGATTTCAAAAAATACTTCTGCGGTACTCACTTCTTCAATCCTCCCCGCTACCTGCAACTTCTTGAAATCATCCCCAGCCCCGAGACCGATCTCGAGGTCATCGATTTCATGATGCATTATGGAGATCTTTATCTGGGTAAAACAACTGTTCTCTGTAAAGATACTCCGGCCTTCATTGCTAATCGCGTAGGCATTTATGCTATTATGAAGGTGGTAAATACTATGCAGAAACTTGATTTGAACGTAGATCAGGTAGATAAACTAACAGGTCCGGTTATTGGGCGGCCTAAGTCAGCTACTTTCCGTACCTCAGACGTGGTAGGTCTGGACACTCTTATCAATGTGGCCAATGGCCTTTATAATGGCCTGCCTGATGATGAGGAGAGAGATATTTTCAAGCTTCCTCCGGTTATTGACAAGCTTAAAGAGAAAGGCTGGCTTGGAGAAAAGAGTGGCCAGGGATTCTATAAAAAAGTAAAAGGAAAGGATGGCAAGAGCGAGATTCTCACTCTAAACCTTGAAACTCTCGAATACGAAGACAAACAAAAGGTGAGTTTTCCTACCCTTGAGATGACAAAACCTGTCGATAATCTTAAGGAGAGGTTCAAAATGCTCTTTTCCGGAAAAGATAAAGCCGGAGAGTTTTATCGTGATTCTTTCTTCGGTCTATTTAAATACGTTAGCTTCCGTATTCCTGAAATTACGGATGAACTGTTTAAGATCGATGATGCTATCCGAACAGGTTTCGGATGGGAGTTAGGTCCCTTCCAGACCTGGGATGCCGTAGGTGTTCGTAAGACTGTTGAGAAAATGGAAGAGGCTGGCTATAAACCTAATAATTGGGTTTATGAGATGCTGGAAGCCGGACATGAGACCTTCTATAAAGTGGAAGACGGTGTGCGTAAATTCTACGACATACCAAGCAAAACCTATAAAGCCATCCCCGGCATCGGTGATTTCATCATCCTTGATGATCTTCGCAAATCCAAAAAACTTTGGAGTAACGATGGTGCCTCTATTATTGACCTGGGCGACGGCGTGCTGAATGTTGAGTTCCACTCAAAAATGAATACCCTGGGTAGTGAAGTAGTCGAAGGCATCAACCGGGCCATAGATATGGCTGAGAAAGATTACAATGGCCTTGTCATAGGTAACCAGGGAGCAAATTTCTCTGCTGGTGCAAACCTGGGGCTGGTATTCATGTATGCGGTGGAGCAGGAATATGACGAGATTGATTTTATGATCCGTCACTTCCAGAATTCTGTGATGCGGGCACGCTACTCTTCGGTACCGGTAGTGGTAGCTCCCCATGGACTCACCCTTGGTGGTGGCTGTGAATTGTCGATGCATGGTGATGTGATGCAGGCGGCTGCGGAGACTTACATCGGCTTGGTAGAAGTAGGTGTCGGACTTATCCCCGGCGGCGGTGGAACCAAGGAAATGACTCTGCGTGTGGCTGATAGGATGCAGGAAGGTGATGTGGAGCTTAATGCACTGCAAAATGCCTTTATGAATATTGCCATGGCTAAAGTGGCAACGTCTGCGCACGAGGCAATGGATATGAACATTGTTCTCAAAAAGGACAGAATAACGATAAATAAGGATCGCCAGATAGCCGATGCGAAAGCTACCGTGCTTAAGCTGGCCGAAGAAGGCTATACCCAACCTATACAGCGTACGGATATCCGCGTACAGGGTAAGGCCGGAATGGCCCTCTTCCTGGCCGGTATCAATGGGATGAAGATGGGTAATTATATCTCAGCCCACGATCAGAAGATAGCCGAAAAGATTGCCTATGTGATGAGTGGCGGAGACCTCTCATACCCCACTGAAGTTTCTGAGCAGTACCTCCTCGATTTGGAAAGAGAAGCTTTCCTTTCTCTTACCGGAGAAAGAAAAACCCTGGAGAGGATTCAGTCTATGCTGCAAAAAGGTAAACCTCTCAGAAACTAA
- a CDS encoding long-chain fatty acid--CoA ligase, whose protein sequence is MKPTRLFDLLPYQKAKAPLQDTFAFKLPDGTWKKYSTDEVIKIVDTLSLGLLEKGLKKDDKVAIISFNRPEWNFVDLGMQQIGVVSVPLYPTITPEDYRYIFQQAGVKIVFVADKELYDKTKIAIGDDPIEVYSFDKISGVPHWTAISQLGNDKDSATLDPHRETVTPEDLLTLIYTSGTTGKPKGVMLTHSNILSNAIAVAESFPLPGGYRALSFLPLCHIFERTAVYYYLYSATAVYYAESMETIGDNLKEVKPHLFTTVPRLLEKVYEKIVAKGRELTGIKKSLFFWALGLGEQYELPLNKGWWYEFRLRIANKIIFSKWREALGNNIEFIISGAAALQPRLAKVFWAADIKVLEAYGLTETSPGVSFTRLEPENARIGCAGPALPGVQIKIAEDGEICVKGPNVMQGYYKSPELTAEVIDKDGYFHTGDVGELVENRFLRITDRKKEMFKTSGGKYIAPQPMENKFKESMVIEQIMIIGDGEKFPAALIVPSFDALKKWCELKEIPYSSDAEMIGNPSVQEKFDREISKYNESFAQYERVKQFRLLPEPWSIEGGELTPTLKLKRKAIMEKHGPLVNQIYAKGPA, encoded by the coding sequence ATGAAACCTACCCGATTATTTGACCTGCTTCCCTATCAGAAAGCAAAGGCACCTCTGCAGGATACCTTTGCTTTCAAACTTCCTGATGGTACCTGGAAAAAGTATAGTACCGATGAGGTCATAAAAATAGTCGATACGTTAAGTCTGGGTCTTTTGGAAAAAGGGCTTAAAAAGGATGATAAAGTAGCTATCATCAGCTTCAATCGTCCCGAGTGGAATTTCGTGGATCTTGGTATGCAGCAGATCGGGGTGGTCAGTGTACCTCTGTACCCTACTATCACTCCTGAAGATTATCGCTACATATTCCAGCAGGCCGGTGTGAAAATAGTCTTTGTTGCTGATAAGGAATTATACGACAAGACTAAGATAGCTATAGGAGATGATCCTATAGAGGTTTATTCCTTTGATAAAATTAGCGGCGTACCTCACTGGACAGCCATCAGTCAGTTAGGTAACGATAAAGATTCTGCCACACTCGATCCTCATCGTGAAACCGTAACCCCGGAAGATTTACTGACCCTCATTTATACCTCAGGAACTACAGGAAAGCCCAAAGGTGTGATGCTAACCCATAGTAACATCCTCAGTAATGCCATAGCGGTTGCCGAGTCCTTTCCTTTGCCTGGTGGATATCGCGCACTGAGTTTCCTTCCCCTTTGTCATATTTTTGAGCGTACTGCGGTCTACTATTATCTGTATTCAGCTACGGCGGTCTATTATGCTGAAAGTATGGAAACTATCGGGGACAACCTTAAGGAGGTAAAGCCACACCTTTTCACAACGGTGCCTCGCCTGCTGGAAAAAGTGTATGAAAAGATCGTAGCAAAAGGCCGTGAACTTACCGGGATTAAAAAATCCCTCTTTTTCTGGGCGCTGGGGCTAGGTGAACAATACGAGCTACCGCTTAATAAAGGCTGGTGGTACGAATTCAGACTTCGTATAGCAAATAAGATAATCTTCAGTAAGTGGCGTGAGGCATTAGGTAACAATATCGAATTTATTATTTCTGGTGCCGCTGCTCTCCAGCCCAGGCTGGCAAAGGTATTTTGGGCTGCTGATATTAAAGTACTCGAAGCCTACGGCCTTACAGAGACCTCTCCGGGAGTAAGCTTTACCAGGCTGGAGCCGGAAAATGCCCGTATTGGCTGTGCGGGCCCGGCCCTACCAGGAGTTCAAATCAAAATTGCTGAGGATGGTGAAATTTGCGTGAAGGGACCTAATGTCATGCAGGGCTATTATAAGTCTCCTGAACTTACGGCTGAAGTTATCGATAAAGACGGTTACTTCCATACCGGAGACGTAGGGGAGCTGGTTGAAAATCGTTTTCTTCGGATTACCGATCGCAAAAAGGAGATGTTCAAAACATCGGGAGGAAAGTATATAGCTCCCCAGCCGATGGAGAACAAGTTTAAAGAGAGTATGGTGATTGAGCAGATAATGATAATCGGAGACGGTGAAAAATTTCCTGCTGCTTTAATAGTTCCTTCATTTGATGCCCTGAAAAAATGGTGTGAGCTAAAGGAAATTCCATACTCCTCTGATGCTGAAATGATCGGAAATCCTTCCGTTCAGGAAAAATTTGATCGTGAGATCAGCAAATACAATGAGTCTTTTGCGCAATACGAAAGAGTAAAGCAATTCCGCTTGCTACCAGAGCCGTGGTCTATTGAAGGAGGGGAACTAACTCCTACCCTTAAGCTCAAGCGAAAGGCAATAATGGAAAAGCACGGCCCCCTGGTTAACCAGATATACGCTAAAGGCCCGGCTTGA
- a CDS encoding fasciclin domain-containing protein codes for MKIPRRIIAGLILPASLFLWSCDGSENQESNENVSEEPAEMEAMEDPEQATIDLGMSTTDKTIADIVVSAEQFSTLAQAVQTAELGEMLSGEGPFTVYAPVNDAFNKLDSGALENLLKPENKDALKRLISFHVVEGKKYLGEMADASDSDTTDMGGVDEAVEGIPASDAQGEPMNVVVTPEGVDVNDADIIQANIETQNGLIHIVNKVLTPPVEEDNQ; via the coding sequence ATGAAAATACCCAGAAGAATAATAGCCGGACTGATTTTACCGGCAAGCTTGTTTTTGTGGTCCTGTGATGGGAGCGAAAACCAGGAAAGCAATGAAAACGTGAGTGAAGAGCCTGCAGAAATGGAGGCAATGGAAGACCCTGAACAGGCAACCATTGACCTTGGCATGAGCACTACGGATAAAACTATTGCTGATATAGTTGTTTCAGCCGAACAGTTCAGTACTCTGGCTCAGGCCGTTCAAACAGCAGAACTGGGCGAAATGCTTAGTGGTGAAGGTCCGTTTACAGTATACGCACCGGTGAATGATGCATTTAACAAGTTGGATAGCGGCGCGCTGGAAAACCTTCTGAAGCCTGAGAATAAAGACGCCCTGAAAAGATTAATTTCCTTTCATGTAGTAGAAGGTAAGAAATATCTCGGTGAAATGGCTGATGCCTCTGACTCTGATACTACAGATATGGGAGGAGTAGATGAAGCTGTGGAAGGCATTCCTGCTTCAGATGCTCAGGGTGAGCCCATGAATGTGGTAGTTACTCCGGAGGGTGTAGACGTAAATGATGCAGATATCATTCAGGCTAATATTGAGACACAAAATGGCCTGATTCATATAGTAAATAAAGTACTTACGCCCCCTGTAGAAGAAGATAATCAGTAA
- a CDS encoding MarR family winged helix-turn-helix transcriptional regulator → MKREESVDYNIKAAWHAIARMYNQQAVKHDITTSIGFVLLNIDSSEGTPATKIAPLMGLEARSLTRMLKSMEEKGLIYRKQDENDRRSIRIYLTDTGKKKKEVSRQVVKTFNKAVREKIDEKDLLAFFRVISDIHEIIEKNSIYK, encoded by the coding sequence ATGAAACGAGAAGAATCTGTCGATTATAATATTAAAGCAGCCTGGCATGCCATCGCACGCATGTACAATCAGCAGGCTGTTAAGCATGACATCACTACTTCCATCGGTTTCGTTTTGCTCAATATTGATTCTTCAGAAGGCACGCCTGCGACTAAAATAGCACCTCTGATGGGCCTTGAGGCCAGAAGTCTCACCCGAATGCTTAAAAGCATGGAGGAAAAAGGGCTTATTTACAGGAAGCAGGATGAGAACGATCGCCGTAGTATCCGTATCTATCTCACTGATACCGGTAAGAAAAAGAAGGAAGTATCCCGCCAGGTTGTAAAGACCTTTAACAAGGCAGTGCGGGAAAAAATAGATGAGAAGGACCTGCTTGCATTTTTTAGGGTCATCTCTGATATACACGAGATTATAGAGAAAAACAGCATATACAAATAG
- a CDS encoding acyl-CoA dehydrogenase family protein: MEAVENKQSVKGGEFLIKETAAQSVFIPEDWSEEQKMIAQTCKDFLEQEVYPRLEEIDSMKNPELMPQLMDKSGELGLLGTSVPEQYGGFGMDFNTSMLVAEVIGAGHSFAVAFSAHTGIGTLPILYYGNDEQKAKYLPKLATGEWKAAYCLTEPDSGSDANSGKTKAMPTDDGKHYVINGQKMWITNGGFADVYIVFAKVEDDKNLSAFIVEKDFGGITMNEEEKKMGIKGSSTRQIFFNDCKVPAENMLSERGNGFKIAVNILNIGRIKLAASAIGASKAVLDHAVNYSNERKQFGTSISNFGAIKHKIAEMASRTYASESAAYRAGQNIDDAYDALIAEGMDEAQAKLKSVEEFAIECAIMKVHSSEVLDYVVDEGVQIYGGMGFSADAPMDRAYRDARINRIFEGTNEINRMLTIDMVLRRAMKGHLDLMGPAMAVQKELTSVPDFSSSDDDTLFAKEKKLLNNLKKAGLMVAGAAVQKFMDKLKDEQEILMNLADMLIMGYTAESALLRTEKLAERLGEEAVSVQVDMVRIYLNRAIDQAASAGREAINAFASGDEQRLMLLGLKRFTKQDPVNLKELRRKVADFVIEKNAYTF, encoded by the coding sequence ATGGAAGCAGTAGAAAACAAACAGTCCGTAAAAGGCGGCGAGTTTCTCATAAAAGAGACCGCTGCTCAAAGTGTATTTATTCCTGAAGATTGGTCTGAAGAGCAAAAAATGATTGCTCAGACCTGTAAGGATTTCCTGGAGCAGGAAGTTTATCCTCGCCTGGAAGAGATTGACAGCATGAAGAATCCTGAGCTGATGCCTCAGCTTATGGACAAATCAGGCGAACTTGGCTTGCTGGGTACGTCTGTCCCTGAGCAGTATGGCGGATTCGGCATGGACTTCAATACCTCCATGCTTGTAGCCGAGGTAATCGGTGCAGGTCATAGCTTTGCCGTTGCATTCTCAGCGCATACCGGTATAGGCACCCTTCCTATCCTATACTATGGAAATGATGAGCAAAAAGCCAAATACCTGCCTAAGCTGGCAACAGGCGAGTGGAAAGCTGCCTATTGCCTTACAGAGCCGGATAGTGGTTCTGATGCTAATAGTGGTAAAACCAAAGCTATGCCTACCGATGATGGCAAGCACTACGTGATCAACGGTCAGAAAATGTGGATAACGAACGGTGGTTTCGCCGATGTCTACATTGTATTTGCCAAAGTGGAAGATGACAAAAATCTATCTGCATTCATCGTAGAAAAAGACTTCGGTGGTATTACTATGAATGAGGAAGAGAAGAAGATGGGTATTAAGGGCTCTTCTACCCGCCAGATTTTCTTTAATGACTGTAAAGTTCCTGCCGAAAATATGCTCAGTGAGCGTGGTAACGGATTTAAAATCGCTGTTAATATCCTTAATATTGGTCGTATTAAGCTTGCGGCCTCTGCTATTGGTGCTAGCAAAGCGGTGCTGGATCATGCTGTGAATTACTCTAATGAGCGTAAGCAATTTGGTACCTCTATAAGCAACTTTGGTGCTATCAAACATAAGATTGCCGAAATGGCCAGCCGCACGTATGCCAGTGAATCTGCTGCCTACCGTGCCGGTCAGAATATTGATGATGCTTATGATGCCCTGATAGCCGAAGGCATGGACGAAGCACAGGCTAAACTGAAGTCTGTGGAAGAATTTGCCATTGAGTGCGCTATTATGAAAGTACATAGCTCAGAAGTACTTGATTATGTAGTGGATGAAGGGGTTCAGATTTATGGAGGTATGGGCTTCTCTGCCGATGCTCCTATGGATCGTGCCTACCGTGATGCCCGGATCAACAGGATCTTTGAGGGTACCAATGAGATCAACCGTATGCTCACCATTGACATGGTGCTTAGAAGAGCTATGAAAGGTCACCTGGATCTGATGGGTCCGGCCATGGCAGTACAAAAGGAGCTTACCTCTGTGCCCGACTTCAGCAGCAGTGATGATGATACCCTTTTTGCCAAGGAGAAGAAACTTTTAAATAACCTGAAGAAAGCGGGACTTATGGTAGCGGGTGCTGCCGTTCAAAAGTTTATGGATAAGCTTAAAGACGAGCAGGAAATCCTTATGAACCTGGCCGACATGCTGATCATGGGTTATACTGCAGAGTCTGCACTGCTTCGTACCGAAAAGCTCGCCGAGCGCCTCGGCGAGGAAGCTGTAAGCGTACAGGTGGATATGGTCCGGATTTATCTCAACCGTGCTATAGATCAGGCTGCTTCAGCTGGTCGTGAAGCTATTAATGCATTCGCCAGCGGCGATGAACAGCGTTTGATGCTTCTTGGTCTCAAAAGGTTTACCAAGCAGGATCCTGTGAACCTTAAAGAATTAAGACGTAAGGTTGCCGATTTTGTAATTGAAAAGAATGCTTACACATTCTAA
- a CDS encoding acetyl-CoA C-acyltransferase produces MDAYIVAGYRTAVGKAKKGGFRFVRPDNLAADVIKHLVGSIEGLDAKEVDDLIVGNAVPEAEQGMQMGRMIALLSLPQEVPGLTINRYCGSGIEAINIAAARVHAGMADCIIAGGTESMSLVPVMGWKTSLNYEIAKNHPDYYTSMGLTAEEVAKEYNISREDQDEFAYRSHQRAMDAIKSGRFKDEILPITVNETYVDEKGKKQTREYIVDTDEGPRADTSLEVLSKLRPVFAQGGSVTAGNSSQTSDGAAFVMVMSEKMVNKLNLKPIARMMSYAAAGVDPRVMGIGPVKAVPKALERAGLKQSDIQQIELNEAFAAQSLAVIRGLDLDMEKVNVNGGAIALGHPLGCSGAKLSIQLFNEMRRRNEKYGMVTACVGGGQGVAGIYELLN; encoded by the coding sequence ATGGACGCATACATTGTAGCAGGATATAGAACAGCAGTCGGTAAAGCAAAAAAAGGCGGATTCAGATTTGTCCGCCCTGATAATCTGGCCGCTGACGTGATCAAACATCTGGTCGGTTCTATAGAAGGACTGGATGCCAAAGAAGTAGATGACCTGATTGTAGGTAATGCCGTGCCTGAAGCTGAACAAGGCATGCAGATGGGGCGCATGATTGCGCTACTGTCACTTCCCCAGGAAGTACCTGGCCTTACTATAAACAGGTATTGTGGTTCTGGAATTGAAGCCATTAACATTGCCGCTGCCCGTGTACATGCCGGCATGGCTGATTGTATTATTGCGGGTGGTACCGAGTCTATGTCTCTGGTACCAGTGATGGGATGGAAAACTTCTCTTAACTATGAGATAGCTAAAAATCATCCTGATTACTACACAAGCATGGGGCTAACCGCCGAGGAGGTAGCTAAAGAATACAATATCAGTCGTGAAGACCAGGATGAGTTTGCTTATCGCTCACACCAGCGCGCAATGGATGCTATCAAAAGCGGCAGGTTTAAGGATGAGATCCTACCCATAACTGTTAACGAAACGTACGTTGACGAAAAAGGCAAAAAGCAGACACGTGAATATATAGTGGATACTGATGAGGGGCCTCGTGCCGACACTAGCCTGGAGGTACTATCCAAGCTTCGCCCTGTATTCGCACAGGGAGGCAGCGTTACTGCCGGTAACTCATCACAGACTTCTGATGGTGCGGCATTTGTCATGGTTATGTCAGAAAAAATGGTTAATAAGCTTAATCTCAAGCCTATTGCCAGAATGATGAGCTATGCTGCTGCAGGTGTTGACCCCCGCGTTATGGGTATTGGACCGGTGAAAGCAGTGCCTAAAGCGCTTGAAAGAGCTGGCCTCAAGCAATCAGATATCCAACAGATTGAGCTTAACGAAGCCTTTGCTGCCCAGTCTCTTGCAGTTATTCGGGGACTGGATCTGGATATGGAAAAAGTGAATGTAAATGGGGGCGCAATTGCTCTTGGTCACCCGCTTGGATGTTCCGGAGCTAAGCTTTCTATCCAATTATTTAACGAAATGCGCCGCCGAAACGAGAAGTACGGAATGGTAACCGCTTGTGTAGGTGGTGGCCAGGGTGTAGCCGGCATTTACGAATTACTCAATTAA